In Sphingomonas sp. SUN019, one genomic interval encodes:
- a CDS encoding alpha/beta fold hydrolase produces the protein MDVLSDILSSMRLSGGVVIDAELSGPSCLVSQFTKEHYASFFAEPAHVIAYHYVRSGRIWVEVPGETAAIAETGCIILLPRNDKHLIYSEPGLPPVESETLIEPGLNGEPARIRIDGAGDQTSLYCGFLGSTSPENELLHSLPSVMLIQARDGASDEWLESSLRFAAGRAPPSVVARLTELLFAEAVRRYIDSLPEGQGGWLNGLRDPAVAKALSIIHSRYAEDLDVTGLAREVGMSRSAFADRFTALIGESPMRYCARWRMRMAGNLLRDGRQSSSNVAYEVGFNSEAAFTRAFKREYGEPPATWRRRVAKANGADALDEPTNLLAKAKAGERTGICVSADGTHIAWSAMGEGFPLLQPAVWFHQIDDDWDSVAWGHWTTEAVRHRRLIRSDLRGVGRSEREPPRWTFDALLDDFAAVVEASGVDRFDILGVSHGALVALAYAARHPERVRKLVLYGGYAAGFEVRGDPEEIKRRKSLLNMGRIYRDGDRTVFGQMLGALYWPGARGAMIDWFNQRLGTIMGLNESLQDVFRSLDLRAELGRITAETLVAHSRGDRIIPHSCAEEVATLVRGARLHLLNSENHVILAQEAAWPVFARELQTTFSPE, from the coding sequence ATGGACGTGCTGAGCGACATTCTGTCGTCGATGCGGCTGAGCGGGGGCGTGGTGATCGACGCCGAGCTGAGCGGACCGTCGTGCCTCGTCTCGCAATTCACGAAGGAGCATTACGCCAGTTTCTTCGCCGAACCCGCGCACGTGATCGCCTATCATTACGTACGATCGGGGCGGATCTGGGTCGAGGTTCCCGGCGAGACCGCGGCGATCGCCGAGACGGGCTGCATCATCCTGCTGCCGCGCAACGACAAGCATTTGATCTATTCCGAGCCCGGCCTGCCGCCTGTGGAGTCGGAAACGCTGATCGAACCAGGGCTGAATGGTGAACCCGCCCGCATCCGGATCGACGGAGCGGGCGATCAAACCTCGCTCTATTGCGGGTTCCTCGGCAGCACCTCGCCCGAGAACGAGTTGCTTCACAGCCTGCCGAGCGTGATGCTGATCCAGGCGCGCGACGGCGCGTCGGACGAATGGCTGGAAAGCTCGCTGCGTTTCGCAGCCGGGCGCGCGCCGCCATCGGTCGTCGCGCGGCTGACCGAATTGCTATTCGCCGAAGCCGTGCGGCGCTACATTGACAGCCTGCCGGAAGGACAGGGCGGATGGCTGAACGGCCTGCGCGATCCCGCGGTCGCAAAGGCGCTGTCGATCATCCACAGCCGTTATGCCGAGGATCTGGACGTGACCGGGCTGGCGCGCGAGGTCGGGATGTCGCGCTCCGCCTTCGCCGACCGGTTCACCGCGCTGATCGGTGAATCCCCGATGCGCTATTGCGCGCGCTGGCGGATGCGGATGGCGGGGAACTTGCTGCGAGATGGCCGGCAGAGCAGCAGCAATGTCGCGTACGAAGTCGGCTTCAATTCCGAAGCCGCGTTCACGCGCGCCTTCAAACGCGAATACGGCGAACCGCCGGCGACCTGGCGGCGCAGGGTGGCAAAGGCGAATGGCGCGGACGCGCTGGATGAACCGACAAATTTGCTGGCGAAGGCGAAGGCGGGTGAACGTACCGGAATCTGCGTGTCGGCCGACGGCACCCATATCGCCTGGTCGGCGATGGGCGAAGGCTTTCCGTTGCTGCAACCGGCGGTGTGGTTCCACCAGATCGACGACGATTGGGATTCGGTTGCCTGGGGGCATTGGACGACCGAAGCCGTGCGGCATCGCCGGCTGATCCGCAGCGACCTGCGCGGCGTCGGCCGATCGGAACGGGAGCCGCCGCGGTGGACGTTCGACGCGCTGCTCGACGATTTCGCCGCGGTGGTCGAGGCGTCGGGTGTCGACCGGTTCGACATCCTGGGCGTATCGCACGGCGCTTTAGTCGCGCTTGCCTATGCTGCGCGGCACCCCGAACGCGTCCGAAAGCTCGTGCTTTATGGCGGTTACGCCGCCGGTTTCGAGGTACGTGGCGACCCGGAGGAGATCAAACGCCGCAAGTCGCTGCTCAACATGGGCCGCATATACCGCGATGGCGATCGCACGGTGTTCGGGCAAATGCTCGGCGCGCTATATTGGCCGGGCGCGCGCGGCGCGATGATCGACTGGTTCAACCAGCGTCTAGGCACGATCATGGGGCTGAACGAGTCGCTGCAGGACGTCTTTCGATCGCTGGATTTGCGCGCGGAACTGGGCCGGATAACGGCGGAGACGTTGGTCGCACACAGCCGGGGCGACCGGATAATCCCGCATAGTTGCGCCGAGGAGGTTGCGACGCTTGTTCGCGGCGCGCGCTTGCACCTGCTGAATAGCGAAAATCACGTGATACTTGCCCAAGAAGCAGCCTGGCCCGTCTTCGCCCGCGAGCTACAAACCACCTTCTCGCCCGAGTGA
- a CDS encoding diiron oxygenase, with protein MYREFTYQNVLASAERAGWRLDDVFGPDDRLDFAARFMPEALARTDIAPGLDPHERLLLNQISGHQYLSLFGVIEEFILPFVLDHARPLLNTDDYRVRALLQFAGEEAKHIQLFRRFQQAFAAGFGTPCQVIGPAEAIAAEVLRHDPLAVAMAILHIEWMTQGHYLDSVRDDGAIDPLFKSLLRRHWMEEAQHAKIDTLMVLALADARGEPAILAATDEYLEIGAFIDAALAQQAEFNVAALEQAIGHPVADRAALIAQQHQAARWTYLGSGMVHDQFVDTLATISPGARARVAAAAPQFG; from the coding sequence ATGTACCGTGAATTCACGTATCAGAACGTGCTCGCCAGCGCGGAGCGCGCCGGATGGCGGCTCGATGACGTGTTCGGGCCGGACGACCGGCTCGATTTCGCCGCCCGGTTCATGCCCGAGGCGTTGGCCCGCACCGACATCGCTCCGGGACTCGACCCGCACGAACGGCTGCTGCTCAACCAGATCAGCGGGCATCAATATCTCAGCCTGTTTGGCGTGATCGAAGAGTTCATCCTGCCGTTCGTGCTCGATCACGCCCGGCCGCTCCTCAACACCGACGACTATCGCGTCCGCGCGTTGCTGCAGTTTGCGGGCGAGGAAGCGAAGCACATCCAGCTGTTTCGCCGTTTCCAGCAGGCGTTCGCCGCCGGGTTCGGCACACCGTGCCAGGTGATCGGCCCGGCCGAGGCGATCGCGGCGGAGGTGCTGCGGCACGATCCGCTCGCGGTGGCGATGGCGATCCTGCACATCGAATGGATGACGCAGGGCCATTATCTGGACAGCGTTCGCGACGATGGCGCGATCGATCCGCTGTTCAAGAGCCTGTTGCGCCGTCACTGGATGGAAGAGGCGCAGCACGCGAAGATCGACACGCTGATGGTGCTGGCGCTGGCCGACGCGCGGGGCGAACCAGCGATCCTGGCGGCGACCGACGAATATCTCGAAATCGGCGCGTTCATCGATGCCGCACTCGCACAGCAGGCCGAGTTCAACGTCGCCGCACTCGAACAGGCGATCGGCCATCCTGTCGCCGACCGGGCCGCGCTGATCGCGCAGCAGCACCAGGCCGCACGCTGGACCTATCTCGGTTCGGGCATGGTCCACGACCAGTTCGTCGACACGCTGGCGACGATCTCGCCCGGCGCGCGCGCCCGCGTGGCCGCCGCCGCCCCGCAATTCGGTTGA
- a CDS encoding OsmC family protein, which produces MLDNVKDKTVNDIDLAALGEVVEAIQADPAQAKVAFHVTSRWQGQTRSETTVEAVTLGGERIERDFTILADEPNELLGNNAAPNPQELLMTAVNACMMVGYVAGAATRGIELESLEIETKGELDLRGFLGLSADVPAGYRAIDYDVRIKGDGTAAQFAEIHENVMATSPNYFNINRPVRMNGKLTVR; this is translated from the coding sequence ATGTTGGACAATGTAAAAGACAAGACCGTCAACGACATCGATTTGGCGGCGCTCGGCGAGGTCGTCGAAGCGATCCAGGCGGACCCCGCGCAGGCGAAGGTAGCCTTTCATGTCACCAGCCGCTGGCAGGGTCAGACCCGCAGCGAAACCACAGTCGAGGCGGTCACGCTGGGCGGTGAGCGGATCGAGCGCGATTTCACGATCCTGGCCGACGAACCGAACGAACTGCTCGGCAACAACGCCGCGCCCAACCCGCAGGAGCTGCTGATGACCGCGGTCAATGCGTGCATGATGGTCGGCTATGTCGCGGGCGCCGCCACGCGCGGGATCGAACTGGAATCGCTGGAGATCGAGACTAAAGGCGAACTCGACCTGCGCGGCTTCCTCGGCCTCAGCGCCGACGTGCCCGCCGGATACCGCGCGATCGACTATGACGTGCGCATCAAGGGCGACGGCACCGCGGCGCAGTTCGCGGAAATCCACGAGAACGTGATGGCCACGTCGCCCAATTACTTCAACATCAACCGGCCCGTCCGGATGAACGGGAAGCTGACCGTTCGTTGA
- a CDS encoding DUF2147 domain-containing protein produces the protein MLSDFRAADGQWRNWRAYDPKSGRSYRPSLRLESKDLLIVTGCVAFSAGHAGGPEAVDRRFAGCSERALPHATGGLSRPTAPDQRTVSFPFIRTGRLMLK, from the coding sequence GTGCTGAGCGATTTTCGGGCTGCGGACGGCCAGTGGCGCAATTGGCGCGCCTACGATCCGAAAAGCGGCCGCAGCTATCGCCCCAGCCTTCGGCTGGAGAGCAAAGACCTACTCATTGTAACAGGGTGTGTCGCCTTTTCTGCCGGACACGCAGGTGGACCCGAAGCCGTTGATCGCCGGTTTGCCGGGTGCAGCGAAAGAGCCCTCCCGCACGCGACGGGAGGACTCTCTCGACCGACCGCGCCGGATCAACGAACGGTCAGCTTCCCGTTCATCCGGACGGGCCGGTTGATGTTGAAGTAA
- a CDS encoding carbamoyltransferase N-terminal domain-containing protein yields MRHWPSAARKSLSTRVPAIEWCLDHAGLAPGDLDAVVFYERPGLKFERVLMTLLRSFPLSWRAFPRAMKNMVGEKLWVRGIIASQLEIPAAKVMFTEHNLSHAAAAFFPAPTDEAAILTADGVSEWATLTVERGIKRADGSVDLSLLREVRFPHSLGLFY; encoded by the coding sequence TTGCGCCACTGGCCGTCCGCAGCCCGAAAATCGCTCAGCACCCGCGTTCCCGCGATCGAATGGTGCCTGGATCACGCCGGACTGGCGCCGGGCGATCTCGACGCGGTCGTCTTCTACGAACGACCAGGGCTGAAGTTCGAGCGCGTGCTGATGACGTTGCTGCGCAGTTTCCCGCTGTCGTGGCGCGCCTTCCCGCGGGCGATGAAGAACATGGTCGGCGAAAAGCTGTGGGTCCGCGGGATCATCGCGTCGCAACTGGAAATACCGGCGGCGAAGGTGATGTTCACCGAACACAATCTGTCGCACGCCGCCGCCGCATTCTTCCCCGCGCCGACCGACGAAGCCGCGATCCTGACCGCGGATGGGGTGAGCGAATGGGCGACGCTGACGGTCGAGCGCGGGATCAAGCGCGCCGACGGATCGGTCGACCTGTCGCTGCTGCGCGAGGTCCGCTTTCCGCATTCGCTCGGGCTCTTCTATTAG